The following are from one region of the Littorina saxatilis isolate snail1 linkage group LG2, US_GU_Lsax_2.0, whole genome shotgun sequence genome:
- the LOC138955680 gene encoding glutamate--tRNA ligase-like — translation MRFQVDGSRLLTIQCVNSQCRPFTGFVVVNEDRKSSVFPILKNVYILPSYRTTTEAEATTTEETTTQLATTPIATTEVESTETTQLATTPIATTEVESTETTQLATTPIATTEVESTGTSEAATVTQNNVSPAQSSTTSAFNNNWASRCNCRCLENVALTLANSTSQKAQQTKQQIQDDLLEDRKQLSSYIRSKTSAPDERKSALVVGSTVGIVVFIIVLCLVVLPDFLKVCWYVAMRFRDRSKQN, via the exons ATGAGGTTTCAAGTTGATGGGTCACGTCTGCTCACCATCCAATGTGTGAACAGCCAGTGTCGGCCTTTCACTGGCTTCGTCGTCGTCAACGAGGACAGAAAATCTTCCGTGTTCCCGATCCTCAAGAATGTATACATCCTCCCTTCTTATAGAACG ACAACAGAGGCAGAAGCAACGACAACTGAAGAAACTACAACGCAGCTGGCCACGACACCCATTGCAACAACGGAAGTAGAAAGCACAGAGACCACGCAGCTGGCAACGACACCCATTGCAACAACGGAAGTAGAAAGCACAGAGACCACGCAGCTGGCAACGACACCCATTGCAACAACGGAAGTAGAAAGCACAGGGACCAGCGAGGCTGCCACGGTCACACAAAACAACGTCTCTCCTGCCCAGTCTTCTACAACTTCTGCATTCAACAACAACTGGGCTTCACGATGCAACTGCCGCTGTTTGGAAAATGTGGCTCTCACACTGGCAAACTCCACATCCCAGAAGGCACAACAGACGAAGCAGCAGATTCAAGACGATCTGCTGGAAGACAGGAAACAGTTGTCATCGTATATCCGTTCTAAAACCAGTGCCCCTGATGAGCGAAAGTCCGCTCTCGTTGTGGGTTCCACTGTGGGGATCGTGGTGTTTATCATCGTCTTGTGTTTGGTCGTGTTGCCCGACTTCTTGAAGGTCTGCTGGTATGTAGCCATGCGTTTTCGCGATCGCTCAAAGCAGAACTAA